The DNA segment GAGCAAATCCCCGCCTGTCAAAACCTCGCTATCCGGGTGATTCAATCCCTGAAGCTGGCCGCCTAGACTGGGGCGGTTCCGGCATAGCCGACCGGTAGCGCCCTCCCCTGCCCACTGTTCATCGTTTGCCGCCGTTGCCTTCCGGGGCTATCATCTCGCCTGTATCTACTGGGACGGGGAAAATCATGGCCGTAGTCATGAAAAAAGCGAAAGCAGGGGCCAAGGTCGCAAAGCAGGCCCCCGCGCCGAAAGCCGGCAAGGTCATCAGCGAAGTCGACCTGTTGATCGCTCGACTGAAGCGATTCAGGAAAGGACAGCGCGCCGGCTTTGATCTGCGCGAAGCCATCGAAGACGGCAGGGACTGATGCCCTTCGTCGTCGACAATTCTGTCGTTTCCGGCTGGTATCTCGCCAAACAGGCAACGCCCTACACCGATGCCGTGCTCGACAAGCTGCGGCACGATACCGCCATCGTTCCGCCCTTGTGGGAACTGGAGCTGGTCAACGTGGGCAGGACGGCTGTAAAACGAAGCACCCTGACCGACGACGAGGCCCGCCTTGCCGTTTCTTTCGTGTTGGGGCTACCGATCACCGTCGACCGTGCCATCGTGCCGCCTGAGCGTGTCCTGTCGCTGTCCCTGACCTACGATCTGACCGCCTACGACGCCGCCTATCTGGAACTGGCCATGCGCCTAAAGCTGCCGATCGCCTCAAAGGATGGGCCGCTGAAGGTCGCCGCTCAAAAGTCCGGTGTCGGAGTTGTTGCAGCATGACGGCAACTGCCGGATCACCAGCAACCACGCGGGAGTTGAGGTGGTTGAACTAATGGTTGCCAAGAAGAAAACCCAAGCTGACCAGGCGGCGCAAACCTTGGTTGTAGCTGAGCCTATCGACGCCATTGCCGCAGAACTGCGAAAGGCCCGAGAGGCTAGTGGCGCGAGTTTTTCCGACCTCCATCGGGTAACGGGGCTGTCTCGCACCACTTTGCACCAGTATGAGGCTGGAACAAGAAAGCCAGGTGCCCGCGAAATACGATTGCTCTGTGACGCCCTAAACACGACTCCCAATCGATTGATCTACGGAACGGAAGAGCCTTTCAAGGGGAAAAGTCGCCTGCACGCTATGCTCGATCTGTCCAGCGAGGATCTCCGAACAGCTCGCCTCGCGATGCTCCTTATGATGCTCAGCAAGGATGAACGTGACGCTTGGATCACTCTGTTGGGTGAGTCCATAAAAGCCCGCACGGGTGGTGGCGAGAAGCTGGACGCTACGCTGGATGCCATCGAGGCGGCGACAGAAGTCATGGCCTCCGGAATGGCTGAGGCAATTGAAGCAGCGTTGCCGGCCCAAAAAATCGCGGAGCTTGGTCAAAGCATTGAAGCTGAAATAGCGGCGAGAACCGAGTCCAAAGCCAAGAATCGACGAAAAGCACAGAAGTAGTAGCCGCGTGGCTAGGAGAGCCCGGCATATTTGGCCGGGCTTTTTGTTGACTACTACAACCTCGTTTATGAACAGTTGCACTCAGTTGAATTTTGTGGTTCAATTCATTTGTGTTCAACTGTACCCATTCGAGGAAATATATGAATATCCCGCAAAACCTACCCATCACACCCCTTCAATCGAAGGCGGCCCGTTACCAACTCGGCCTGACGCAGGCGAACGTAATCCAAGAATCCAGCCTGCCCGGTCACAAGCTCAAGGGCTTCGAGACCGGCCGCCTGATCCCGGACATGAAGTTTCTTGAAGGCTTGGCAAATTTCTACCAGGCCAAAGGCATCGAGCTTTCTGACCTCACGGAAGGCGAAGGCTTGACGCCGGTGAATGCCGCCGCGGTGAAGCCGATGTCCGACAAGCTGCAATCTGTCTCTGGCATGGCCTTCCGCATCGCCGTTCCATTCGACCAGGTGGATACCCTGTTGGAGCGGATGGAGGCCAACGACGAGCGCATTGACGAAATTCTTGCCCAACCGGCGAAGGCGGGATTCCTGTCTGACTATGACGAGTCCACCGAAGCGCTACAGCGCGAACTCTTCGGCCTGATGTCCGCGAACTATCTTCTCTTCCGTGCCCTGCAAGGCAGGTCCCTCACAGCCCGCACCGTGAAGACAGGCGACAAGAGGATTCAGCTCGATCTGCTCAATGCCTGGATGAGTACCGCCGAACTTACTTCCCTCTTGGACTCGGCAAGCACTCCAACTGCCGACGCCTCAGATGACGAAGGGGATGAAGAATGAATATCGCCGCCCCTGTTGCAATGCTCATCGGCCGAGGCAGTGTCCCTGCCTTACTGGTCGCCGGCCTGATCGTCGCCGCGTGGCTGGCCCAGCAACCGAAAATCCAGCAGCCCCCGACCCGCTGACCGGGGGCCACATGGCTTGCCACACACCTGAAGCGGCGGCGGGTTCATCCGCCCCGCACTATCGCGTCTATGACCCATTGCGGGCTGAATGGGCGGCGCCCCATCCCGCCGCTCATCCCATGACGTCAAACCGGCCTGAAGCGGCCCTACACGCTTCAGAGCCGGTCGCTGTCATGCATGGCCGGCAACTGATTGGCCCGTCCCGGCCGTGGCTGGTTGTGCAGCCTGTGTGTCCAATCTGCGAGGACGCTGAATAGCCATGGGACGGATATCGAATTTGGCTGTCGCCGTCCGCAACGGCTATGACCCGTTCGAGGCTCAGCAACGAGATTGGCTTGAAGACACCACGGCGAAATGGCCAGCACGCTGGAAGCGCGATGCCATCACCAGACACAGCCAGTTGTGCACAACGAAAAGTCATGTTGCCGCAAACGAATGGCTGCTCGGTATCGCCGACCAGGTCGCGGCCTGCAAGATCGCGCCGAATGCCTCGGATTCAGACATCACCGACATCGCTTCAAAGCTGGCGAAGCGCGCAAACAGTCGTGCCGCCAGGTGGTCGACCTTGGGCCTCGCCGAAGCCCGCCGGGAAATCGACAAGCTCTGCATAGCCTCAGGTATCCAGCCCCCGACCCCCGACATCCCCGACAGTGGGGCAGTCGCCCGCATGACAGATGCCCTTTGGTGGCGGCGCAAACTGCGCCGCGAACAGGGCCGCGAGCGCGAAGCCATCGCCATCGCCCTGGGCTACGTCCACAAGAAACGAGACATCTACATCAGCGCCGAATCCTTCGCAGCCGAGCAACACAAGGTGCGACGTAATGCCGACATCCTCAAGGGAACCGAGGCCATCAGCGAGGATGGAGAAATCGTCACTCTCTCCGATCTGGCGGAGCACAGCCTGTCGAACCCCACCCTGCGCCGGGGTGAAATGATGGTCCGCATCAAAGGCTATGAGGATGTGTCGCGAGAGCGGGGCCATGCCGGGCTTTTCGTTACTCTGACCTGTCCCAGTCGCATGCATGCACGGCTCGCCAGCACAGGCGCATCGAACCCGGCCTACGACAGCACCACGCCAAGGCAGGCGCAGGCCTATCTCTGCAACCTGTGGGAAGACATCCGCTCCAACTTCAAAAATCGCTACGTCGACGTCTACGGCCTGCGCATTGCCGAGGCCCATCACGATGGCACGCCCCATTGGCATCTGTTGCTGTTTGTCTCGCCTCTGCATGTGGATGCCGTCAGGAACACCATCCGCCGCTATGCGCTGGCCGACTCGCCCGACGAAGCGGGCGCGCAGCAGTACCGCGTCAAGTTCGAGAACATCGATCCACTGAAGGGCAGCGCGGTGCAGTACGTTGCCAAATACATCGGCAAGAACGTCGACGGCACCGGTATCGACCTGGACGAAAACGGTGTGCTCGCCGCCGAATCGCTCGCCCGCGTCACGGCCTGGGCGCGCCTGCATGGCATTCGTCAGTTTCAATTCATCGGCGGCCCGCCGGTGGGCTTGTGGCGCGAAATACGCCGCATCAAGGCGCCAGTGATTGCCGACGCACCCGAAGCCATCGGCAGCGCGTGGCGCGCCGCGCAGAAGGCCGAGGACCGCCAAGCCGACTATGCCGGCCTTATCCGTGCTGTGGGCGGCCCGACCGTCAAGCGTGCAGAACAAGCCATCCAGTTGGCGACGGCCAGCGACGAGCGGCCCGGCCGTTACGGCTGGCAAACCATGGTCAAGCCGGTCGGCGTGTTCCACCTGGACAAGCCGCGACGGGTTTATGCCTCCGAGCGCAAAGTCTGGCAAATCCGCATGCGAGCCGGCGAATTTGGACGGCGTTTTGCTGGTGATCCGGCCGCCGCTCATCGCCCTTGGACTCGTGTCAATAACTGTGCGGGCCGCGCCGCACAAGGCTTTTCAGGCGATCAATTGCGCCCGATGGTGGGTAACGTCATTCCGTTTCCGGGGCTTGGGCCGGCAAGGCCGCCAGGGCAGACCGAAACACCGAATTTCAGCCTGGGGCCACCGTGAAAACGACCAATACGACACTGATAAAAGACGCTACGCACAAGCGGCAGGCGCCTACTCGGGTGTGGGTTCTCGAAGAAATGCCATCGAAATCTTGGGGCGAGATGAACCGGTACATCAGGAAGAACAGCGATGCAATGCACTTGCCGCCCTGGATGGAGCAGGCGGATGAGTGGCCGGAAATCACGCCGGAAAGATTTATTGAGTTGCGCAAGTTCATGCTTCAACTTAAGGCTGTCCAATGCGCGGCGCTGCTTCGCGTGAATCCGAGCACCGTTTGGCGCTGGGAAAATGGTTCGATCCCGATCCCGTTTGCCGCTTACATGGCGCTGCGCCTTTTGCTCGATGTGCGCTTTCTGCCCCACCAAGTGAAGGAGTGGGAAGGGTGGCAGATCATCAATGCCGGACCTGACGTCGGCATGCTCTACGACTCCAAACGCTCGGGAACCATGGTTTCCCCTGGCGACATCCGCGCCGCTCGCTATGCGAAAGGCGAGCGCGATGCCTGGCAGCGCAGGGCTGAGAAAGCTGAAACCAAAGCCGCCGAACTCG comes from the Sulfuritalea hydrogenivorans sk43H genome and includes:
- a CDS encoding type II toxin-antitoxin system VapC family toxin, with product MPFVVDNSVVSGWYLAKQATPYTDAVLDKLRHDTAIVPPLWELELVNVGRTAVKRSTLTDDEARLAVSFVLGLPITVDRAIVPPERVLSLSLTYDLTAYDAAYLELAMRLKLPIASKDGPLKVAAQKSGVGVVAA
- a CDS encoding replication endonuclease, with protein sequence MAVAVRNGYDPFEAQQRDWLEDTTAKWPARWKRDAITRHSQLCTTKSHVAANEWLLGIADQVAACKIAPNASDSDITDIASKLAKRANSRAARWSTLGLAEARREIDKLCIASGIQPPTPDIPDSGAVARMTDALWWRRKLRREQGREREAIAIALGYVHKKRDIYISAESFAAEQHKVRRNADILKGTEAISEDGEIVTLSDLAEHSLSNPTLRRGEMMVRIKGYEDVSRERGHAGLFVTLTCPSRMHARLASTGASNPAYDSTTPRQAQAYLCNLWEDIRSNFKNRYVDVYGLRIAEAHHDGTPHWHLLLFVSPLHVDAVRNTIRRYALADSPDEAGAQQYRVKFENIDPLKGSAVQYVAKYIGKNVDGTGIDLDENGVLAAESLARVTAWARLHGIRQFQFIGGPPVGLWREIRRIKAPVIADAPEAIGSAWRAAQKAEDRQADYAGLIRAVGGPTVKRAEQAIQLATASDERPGRYGWQTMVKPVGVFHLDKPRRVYASERKVWQIRMRAGEFGRRFAGDPAAAHRPWTRVNNCAGRAAQGFSGDQLRPMVGNVIPFPGLGPARPPGQTETPNFSLGPP
- a CDS encoding helix-turn-helix domain-containing protein, which codes for MVAKKKTQADQAAQTLVVAEPIDAIAAELRKAREASGASFSDLHRVTGLSRTTLHQYEAGTRKPGAREIRLLCDALNTTPNRLIYGTEEPFKGKSRLHAMLDLSSEDLRTARLAMLLMMLSKDERDAWITLLGESIKARTGGGEKLDATLDAIEAATEVMASGMAEAIEAALPAQKIAELGQSIEAEIAARTESKAKNRRKAQK